The genomic DNA GAGTCTCCCTGTGTGCCCACAGCTGTCCCTGCAGGGCGGCCCGGACGGCGGCGCCGACAGCCCGGGCCCCTACAACAAGTGGCCCGGCAGCCCCAACTCGCACAGCAACGACGACTTCGACGCCTGGAGCAGCTTCCGGCCCCGGACCAGCTCCAACGCCAGCACCGTCAGCGGGCGCCTGTCGCCCTTCATGCCCGAGGACGACCTGGGCGAGGCGGAGGTGCACATGGGCTACCCGGGCGCCCCCGGCCCCAAGATGACCGCCACGCTGCCCAGCCTGACGGAGATGACGGGCTCCCTGGGACACGGCTCGGAGAACGTCATGGAGAACCTTCTGGACAATCTGAACTTGCTCTCGCCGAATAACTCTCAGGTGGGGGGAGGGGCCACCACCCCCGGGTCGGCCCAGTCCTCCCCGTCCCCCATGAGGCAACCCAGCCCCGGGTACCCCTCCTACAGCTCCCCCAGCATGGTGTCGCAGCCGCCGCAGGAGTACCGCAAGTGTGTGTACGGGCAAGCGGGGCTCAACGCCATGACCATGCAGACCTTGCCGGAGAGCAAGACCGCCTTCGGGCCGTACAGCTGCTCCGCCGGGCTCCTGAAGGAGCTGCTTACGTCCGACACGGACCAGCACCGAGACCTCCTGCCGGCGGTGGACGCCGTGGTGTCCCGGTCGAGCGGGAGCTGCATGCTGCCGCCGTACGCGCCCAAGCTCATGGCGGGAGGCAACGTCCACCATCACGGTCTGCCGCACCCTCGCCAAGCCCCGCCCACTTCCTCGGCGATGAACGGCCGCTTGCTCATGTCTCTCAACCACAGCAGCAAAAACCCCATGCCGGTGCCTTACGGCCTCACGAGCCACCTCGGCGGCGTGCCGGGAGCCTTCTGCCCCGTCAACACCAACGGGTACGGACGCCTGGGCCCGGCGCCGCCGCCCCACCCGGAGAAGCTGCCCAGCGACCTGGACGACATGTCCATAGAGAAGTTTGAGTTTGACATGGAGACCGTCCTCCACGAGACTCTCATGGACGGCGACTCACTGGACTTCAACTTTGAGCCCATGGTGACCCAGCAGGGGTTCCCCCACGGGGTGAAGACCACCACGCACAGCTGGGTGTCCGGCTAGGAGGGAGCGTCCAGGCGGGGTAGGGGGGTCTCCATTCAAGACATCCAAGAAGGCTGGATCCTGCTTTCTGTACCTTCAACGTTCCTGCCCAAAAACTTTGCGACAAAGTGCCAGCTCGTCACCGGATGGAAATATCAAAGTAACTTAAGTGCCAAACTATTTGCCTTAACCACGGAGCCGATGGACGCGCGTCCTTAAAGTCAAGTCGGGTCCATCGTTGCTTTGAAGGTTGGTGGTTCTGGGTGGACCCGAGACTGAAGAAGCTAACTTTGAGTATCTTCTAGCATCTTTTTTCATCTGTCCTTCTAGCATTTCATgtacatttattatatatatatatatatatatatatatatatatatatatatatatatatatatatatatatatatatatatatatatatatatatatatatatatatatatatatatatatatatatatatatatattagggctgcaacaactaatcgattaaatcgattattaaaatagttgccgattaatttagtcatcgattcgttggatctatgctatgcgcatgcgcagttttttttttttttttttttttaataataaacctttatttataaactgcaacatttacaaacagctgagaaacaatgatcaaaataagtatggtgccagtatgctgggtttttttcaataaaatactggataggatagaaatgtagtttgtctcttttatccgattattaatcgattaatcgaagtaataatcgacagattaatcgattatcaaattaatcgttagttgcagccctaatatatatatatatacatacatctacatatatatgaatgtatttatatatatatatatatatatgtgtatatatatatatatatatatatatatatatatatatatatatatatatatatatatatatatatatatatatatatatatatatatatatatataaatgtatgtatgtatgtatgtatatgtatatatatgtatgtatatatatatatatatattctgtatatatatatatgtatatatatatgtatatatatatatacatgtgtatgtatatatgtatatttatgtatataaaacatgttttcttttaagtaatatagaaatttatgagagctgtttatctattttatggaggaaggtagttaatcatagaactgtcaCCCAATGTTAtggaaaaagtattgattttgaattgtgaatcgagaatcgattctgaatcgaatagttacccccaagaatcgaatcgaattttGTGGcgaccaaagattcacagcccgagTGTATACCCTAATATACacagacagatatatatatatatgtacatgcatatgtgtatgtatatatatatatacagtatatatatatatatatatatatatatatatatatatatatatatatatatatatatatatatatatatatatatatatatatacagtatatatatatatatatatatatatatatatatatatatatatatatatatatatatatatatatatatatttatatatatatatatatatatatatata from Entelurus aequoreus isolate RoL-2023_Sb linkage group LG10, RoL_Eaeq_v1.1, whole genome shotgun sequence includes the following:
- the LOC133658642 gene encoding forkhead box protein O1-A-like — its product is MAEAAQQPHLVEIDPDFEPLARPRSCTWPLPRPEFTNPGDSNTSSPVPSVKQEPAGNVEFINNLSLLEERDEKPVLLCSDFQCRETTCVHRHQQLQQQQVPLLSSPAASSSSAAAAQRKSSSSRRNAWGNMSYADLITKAIESSPENRLTLSQIYDWMVKSVPYFKDKGDSNSSAGWKNSIRHNLSLHSRFIRVQNEGTGKSSWWMLNPEGGKSGKSPRRRAASMDNNSKFTKSRGRAAKKKLSLQGGPDGGADSPGPYNKWPGSPNSHSNDDFDAWSSFRPRTSSNASTVSGRLSPFMPEDDLGEAEVHMGYPGAPGPKMTATLPSLTEMTGSLGHGSENVMENLLDNLNLLSPNNSQVGGGATTPGSAQSSPSPMRQPSPGYPSYSSPSMVSQPPQEYRKCVYGQAGLNAMTMQTLPESKTAFGPYSCSAGLLKELLTSDTDQHRDLLPAVDAVVSRSSGSCMLPPYAPKLMAGGNVHHHGLPHPRQAPPTSSAMNGRLLMSLNHSSKNPMPVPYGLTSHLGGVPGAFCPVNTNGYGRLGPAPPPHPEKLPSDLDDMSIEKFEFDMETVLHETLMDGDSLDFNFEPMVTQQGFPHGVKTTTHSWVSG